The DNA window TGCACGTGTACGTGTAAGTCTTCCTCAAATTCTTTTAATAGCTTATAAGTAACATGATAAGTATTACAGCCATCATCGGGTACTGAGTAGTGATTGCTTAACAAACTTATCTTATCTACAGTGCCACCTATCAGTTCATGCTCTTCAGTCATCAGGGCAATTTGCGAATTTACTATCTCTTTTGCTTTTGCCGAATTTGAACTCAAAGCTTCTTTGATAGCTGGGAAAAACACATTTTCTTCCTGTTGCTGGTGTATTGGTAATTCTGTATTTACCAATGAAAATAAATCTGCAATTTCCTTTAGTTCCGGGTGACCGGCTCCATGAACCTGAACTATCTTATTCAAGTAATCCATTATTTGAGGTAAAACTCTATAAACCTTACTATGATACTCATTTACAATGTAATCGCATAAAAAATACAGATTCCAGTCTTTATAATTGGGCTGCCTGCCCGGAACAACAGTCTCAAGGTTATTCAGTTTATTTTCAAGTTCAGCTATATTCAGATCCTTTTCTTTGGCCACTTCTTCCAGACTTTGATTTCCACCACAGCAAAAATCAACACCTTCTTTCTTAAAGACTTCCGCTGCTCTGAAATCATCAGCAACAATCTCACCTATTTTCAATTTCTTAAACTCTTTCATATTCTGTGGTTTTAATGGTTAATTTTAATCACTATCTTTTTTGTTCGACAAAGATATAGGTGCAACACCTCCTAAACTGTAACCTGGATTACACAACCAGACGTTTAACAATCTTTAATTGATTTATTTGTTCTACGCAAATAAAGTTTACTTATTTAGCAAAAATGAATATTACAAACCACTGAAATCATGAATTATAATAACTTAACCATCTGTCCGCTATTCAAAGACATGAGCAAGGAAGAACATGATCAATTCTTACAAAGAAATGTAAAGGCGGTAATCAATTACAAAAAAGGAGAAATTGTAGTGAGGCAGGGAGAAGTTATCAATTACATGTATTTACTGGTTAAAGGTATTGTGCGTACCCAAATGATCACACAAGAAGGGAATGCTGTTGAGATAGAAATGCTGGAAGCTGTAATGCCACTTGCTCCGGCCTTCATTTTTGCAAATAACAATAAATATCCTGTTGATGTTATAACAATGGAACCTTGTACGTTCCTGAAAATACCAAAATCAGATTGGCTGAATGAGATGATTCACAACGAAAAACTCATGATTAACTTCCTGACTCTGAATTCAAATCTGGCTGTTTTTCTCTCAATGAAACTACAAATGATATCATTAAAAAGCCTAAAATATAAACTTGCTATATTTTTACTCGAAAAAACTACTCCCGAAAAGAACTATTTCATACTAAAACGCACAAGAACCCAGTTAGCCGAATACTTTGGAGTACAGCGTCCTTCTCTGGCACGTACAATCAAAGATTTTGAAAATGAAGGCATTATCAATACTGATGGCCGTATTATTACTATCCTCGACAGAAATAAACTGACAAGGATTTAATCAATTATAAGTAACATTCTGATATAGAATAGGATAATCGAATAAAAGAAGGATGAAAACAATCGTGCCCTTTGCTTTTTCAACAAAGGGCACGATAATTAAAAGCCAACACTATTAATTATTTAAGTTTCTTTGAAATAAGATTGTCGACAGCATAACGACCAGCTCCGCCAATGAGAATGGCAATAGACAAACCTACAACAAGGATAAAGTATTCAAGTCCTTCGCCTTTCTGCTGACCAAACCAGTTCATGAAAAAACCATTGTTTATATGACCACCAAGAACTGCGGCTCCAGCCATTGTAAGACCTACAGAGAAAGCCATAAAACGTGTTCCGGCACCTACAAGAATACCTAAGCTTCCAACAAATTCAGCCAGAATGACTGAAACTCCGATAATTAAAGGCATACCCATTGACTGGAAAGCACCAAGTGTTTCTGAAAAACCATATCCACCGAAAAGTCCGAGAGCTTTTTGCATTCCGTGAGGTAATATTACAAGGCCTAAAGCCAAACGTGCTACTAACAAAGACCATGATTGTTGGTCGGTTGCTAAGAATTTCTTAATTGCATTCATAATGTATGTTTTTAAAATTATAATTTTGTTTATTAATGATTTATTGCATTGGTATTTCCATTACCAGCAGTTTTGTTTTTGAATCAGTCTTTATTTCTATCATTTCCTTATCACTAACGCCAAGCCCATCTCTTCTGTTGAGCTTTTGTCCGGCAATAGTAACAGTTCCTTCAATCACAAAGAAATAAACACCGTTCTTCTTATCTTTCAGTTTGTATTCCCCCTTCCATCCTTCAGACAAATCACCAAGATGAAACCATGCATTCTGATAAATCCATACTCCCTGATCATTTGGATCAGGTGAAAGAATCTGATATAGTTCATCCTCTTTC is part of the uncultured Bacteroides sp. genome and encodes:
- the ric gene encoding iron-sulfur cluster repair di-iron protein — translated: MKEFKKLKIGEIVADDFRAAEVFKKEGVDFCCGGNQSLEEVAKEKDLNIAELENKLNNLETVVPGRQPNYKDWNLYFLCDYIVNEYHSKVYRVLPQIMDYLNKIVQVHGAGHPELKEIADLFSLVNTELPIHQQQEENVFFPAIKEALSSNSAKAKEIVNSQIALMTEEHELIGGTVDKISLLSNHYSVPDDGCNTYHVTYKLLKEFEEDLHVHVHLENNILYPKALNLTKS
- a CDS encoding DoxX family protein, whose protein sequence is MNAIKKFLATDQQSWSLLVARLALGLVILPHGMQKALGLFGGYGFSETLGAFQSMGMPLIIGVSVILAEFVGSLGILVGAGTRFMAFSVGLTMAGAAVLGGHINNGFFMNWFGQQKGEGLEYFILVVGLSIAILIGGAGRYAVDNLISKKLK
- a CDS encoding Crp/Fnr family transcriptional regulator, whose amino-acid sequence is MNYNNLTICPLFKDMSKEEHDQFLQRNVKAVINYKKGEIVVRQGEVINYMYLLVKGIVRTQMITQEGNAVEIEMLEAVMPLAPAFIFANNNKYPVDVITMEPCTFLKIPKSDWLNEMIHNEKLMINFLTLNSNLAVFLSMKLQMISLKSLKYKLAIFLLEKTTPEKNYFILKRTRTQLAEYFGVQRPSLARTIKDFENEGIINTDGRIITILDRNKLTRI